The following DNA comes from Stomatohabitans albus.
TCTTCGCTCAGTTCTTCAATCGTTGGTTCACGGCCAAGCTGTTCAGCCAAATCACGTTGCACACTCAACGCCCGACGTACCCGTTCCATCATGTGCACTGGAAGGCGAATCGTACGACCTTTATCGGCCACCCCCCGCCCTACGGCTTGGCGAATCCACCACGTTGCATAGGTGGAGAACTTATATCCACGGCGATAGTCAAACTTTTCGACGGCGCGGAGCAACCCTAAGTTGCCTTCTTGAATGAGGTCTAAGAGCTGGAGTCCTTGCCCCTGGTAGCGTTTGGCCACACTGACCACAAGGCGTAAGTTTGCCTGCACAAGACGATCTTTTGCACGACGCCCATCTTGGGCAATGCGGCGCAACTGAGCACGACGGGTTGGTGACAAGGCCCCAGCACTTGGCACATCGAGCAGTCGCTCAGCTTCTAAACCAGCTTCGTAGCGCTTGGAAAGATCAACTTCCTCTTCCGCTGTTAAGAGGGCGGTACGAGCCATCTCACGCAAGTACAGCTGTACGTGATCATGCAATGGCATGTCTTCAGCCTGACTAAACATGGTCATGTCTCCTCCTCTCGAACCAAAATCTTCGGGTCCAACGGTATTAGGTCCCGGCCCCGAACGCTCAAACTCCCTTGAAACTGGGGAATACTTTTAACTGGAGTAGCCAATTAGGTGCTCGAAGAACTACGCTGACCGTAATAACTGACTGATAGGGAAAGGATGCATATGGCAGATCGACCAGGCAACAGCCGCTTCGCGCCATTTGCTCGGTTAGTGGGCCATCGCCCCGAACAGGGTGCTAAATCAGCGGCCCTCAATGTTTACGATGAGGCAAAAGCGCTCGTACGTGCTGAAATTGCGCTCGCCAAAGCCGAGCTCACCGCTATCGCACAAGACAAAGCGATCGGTGCCGCTGCATTTATCTTTGCGGCCCTCGTGGCCTTTTTTGGTGTCCACGCACTGCTCTTTTTCATTGGTGCGGTTCTCGCCTTGTGGCTTCCCGTTTGGGCGGCGGCGGGCATTATCACCCTCGTACTATTTGTCATTGCCTTGATAGCTGCATTCATTGGGTACCGTCAGATGAAGATTGACGCCGACCCAGCCAATACCAGGCGCCAATTCGAGCGTTCCACTGAATCGGCCCAACGTGCGGTTGATTCAATGAAACGCAACTATCGTGCTGGTACGAGAGAAGCAGCACACACCGTCTCAACGTCTGTGCAAGAAGCAATTCCTGAGAACGTGAAGAACAAAGTACCCGAACCGATCAAGAAAGTACCGGAGAACGTCAAGCGTGTCGTCATGTCACGGATGCAGCGTGCCCGTACTACCCAGTCCGCACCACCACGGCGGCAACTGCCCTAGGAGCTTCGATGACCGATTTTAATCGCACGCCAGCCCTCGCGGTTGGCCCGAAGGCAAAAGCGTTACAACCTTATGTGCAAGCGGTTGATGACCAACGCGACCGTCTGATACAGAGTATTGCTGAGTTTGATAAGGAATCCCGTCAAGAGGTGTTGTACCGCATGGAGCGTTTGGCTTGGAATGTGTTTTCTGGTGTAGCGGCTGGGGCTGCAGGTATTGCCGCGTCACTCCTGTTAAAAAAACTATGGGGTGATGCGTTTAACCGTGGGGTTCCACCAGAAGATCCTTCAGACCCTAACGCCGACTGGGTTGACGCAGTGGGTTGGACCGTGATTACCGGTGTCGGGGTTGGTGTGGCAACCCTTGTCGCCCGTCGTGGTGCAGCTAAAGGTTGGAAGAAGCTAACTGGATCAAACCCCATTCCATACCAATAAACCACCTTTGCCCATCACCCCCACAGTGGGGTGTGCGGCATGGGGAAAGAAGCCTCATCCTGGTATTGACCGGCCAATGATCTTGCCGGTCAATACCTATTTGGGCCAGCGAGCTTCACCACTGTGGTAAAGGCAATGACGTTAAAGGCCACACTGGTACCGCCCGTGGCTTGCACATCGCTAAGGAGATGCCGTTGACTCCTGGTCGTCTAAGAGCTGTTCAGCATGGGTAGATGCTGCCTCAATCATGGTCCCGAATAAATCGAGGGCACTCATGGCACCAGCCCAGCCTTGAGGATCACCCAGTGCGGCCAGTGACGGTGCTTGCCGTGTGGCCAAGGTGGGGGACGGAAAGTACACCGCTTCAAAGGTCCCTCGCGCGCGTGTCCACCCAACCGGACTGAGTGTGCTTAGTGGTATGCCATCGGGTGCTCCGCTTCGCCCTCTCGCCACACTAATTTCGTGGAGCAAACGCTCTCGAGCCCGCCCACGAACCCGTAACAACGGGTACGGGTCTTGGCGCAAAACTTGCCCCATAGCGGCCCAAACGGCCACCCCAACGGTCGGGATTTCCTCATCTGGCCCATGCCCCGCAATAAAGGTGACATCCGCAATGGAAGGAATCAGGTCAACCCCTTGTTCCTTTGCTAAGTCAGCTAATTCTTCTGGTTCTTGACCGGCAAGGAGTCGGGCACAGAGGCGGACTTGCGTGGCCAAAATATCAACGATAATGGCCCACTCCTCATTGGATAGCTGTGGCACATCAACAGCCACAAGGTACGGCGTTGGCCGACCACCTTGGACACGCGCCGTCAACCGACCAGGACTGGTATTGAGTTCTTGAACTCGACCACTTGAAGCTGTGGCTCGTCCTTGCCTGATTCGTCGAGCTTTTGCGTCGTCTTCAAGCGGTAACCCTTCAAGAGCTTCCATCCACTGTGCCGACCAACTAGTCATCACGGCCCCCAACGTCATACCCCGCACCGATTGCAGGACGATCCGGCGTGTCATAAATACGCGCCTCAGCCCCCAAACGAACCAGTTCTTCAAGGGCAGCAAGATCTAATTCGGTGATCCAGTTCTCACCCGGTGCTACAACCGCATCTGCGAGAGCTCGTTTCCGCTCAAGCATGTCAGCAATTCGTTCTTCTAATGTGCCGTTCGTTACAAGCTTGTGTACTTCCACCGTTCGTAGCTGCCCAATACGGTGGGCACGGTCAGTGGCTTGGTCCTCAACGGCGGGATTCCACCACCGGTCATAATGAATGACATGGGTGGCGGCCGTCAGGTTCAACCCCGTCCCACCAGCACGGGTGGACACAATTAATACACCAGCGCCACCACCAGACTGGAACTGTTCAACCATCGCATCGCGTTGGGCCAAACTCAACGTGCCATGCAAGAAGGGAACAGGCTGGTCAAGGTCCTCACTGAGCTGTTTACTCAATAACTTGCCCATCGTCACAAATTGGGTAAACACAAGGAGCTGTTCACCGGCATCTGTCGCTGATGCGATAATTTCTTGGGCGGCTTGGAGCTTGCCAGAACGGCCAATGAGGGGGCCATCTTCGCCAAGGTACTGCGCAGGATGGTTGGTCACCTGTTTCAAGGCAGTCAACATGGCCAAGATACGGCCACGCCGTTGCATCCCGTCAGCCGTGGCTAACTCAGCCATCGCTTGCTGTGTGACCTGTTCGTACAGTTTCGCTTGTTCGCTTGTCAGCGTGCACGCAACCGTTCGTTCAATCTTGTCCGGTAAGTCACGGGCCACTTCGGGGTCATCTTTGGTTCGCCGCATAATGAATGGGGCTACAAGGTTGCGCAACCGTGCCGCCGCATTCAAGTCGTGATGGCCTTCGACCGGTTTCACAAATCGTCGGGTAAACGCTGTTTTAGTGCCCAACATGCCCGTATTGGTGGCATCAATGACGGCCCATAACTCAGCCAGCCGGTTTTCCATCGGGGTACCGGTCAATGCAAGCATGGTATTTGCCCGTAAGGAGCGCACCACTTTGGCCGCTGCGGTGGCCGGGTTTTTAATCTGTTGGGCTTCATCTAAGGTGACAATATCCCAGGTAATCCCACTCAGAAGGTCAGCGTCTCGCCGCAAGGTTCCATAGGAGGTAACGACAACCCCTTCTAAATCATCTGGGTCAAGAGACCGTTCAGGACCGTGGTGGCGATTCACGGGAAGGTCGGGGGCAAACCGTTTGATTTCACGTTCCCAGTTACCCACCACACTCGTTGGGCACACGACGAGGAAGGGTCCCGGACGGGTAACCAACAACGCGATTAACTGCACGGTTTTCCCCAAGCCCATGGCATCAGCTAATACCGCACCAAGCCCGAGGTCCGTCATGCCACGTAACCAAGCTAACCCACGTGCTTGATAGTCACGAAGCTCACCCACGAACCCTTCTGGGGCTATCTCCAGTTCTGGTTTATCACCGGCTTGGCGAACCTTCTGAATAAACGCGCTAAGCGAATCATCCATGACCACACGCTGGGCGGCTGGTCCATGGGAGAACCAATCCTCTCCTGCACTCCCGGCCAGTGCGAGTGACAAGGCCTCGGCACGGCTCATCGTTTCACGATGACCATAGGATTGAATGGCTTGGCGCGACGTCTCATCAAGGCGGATCCATCGCCCATGGGCATAGACCAGTGGCTGATCCATCTCCGCGATTGTCGCAATATCTGTTTCGTCAAGAAGGTGTTGTGCCAAACTGACTTCCCAAACCGCTTCAACACTGCCATCTTCTTGTTCATTCAGATGTACTTCAGCGGCCATCGCATCTTCAGCCAGCGTTTCAGGCAACCGAATCGTAACGCCTGCACCTTGTAAGAGCGGTGCGATATCGACGATGAGTTGCCAAGCCTGATCAAGGGTGAGGTCTACAACGGATCGGCTTGTTGCCTCAATCAGTTCATCCAGTGGCGGGTACAAGCGACTTGCACGGCTCAACTGAGCCAAAACCACATCGGCTTCACCGGCTTGTTCCGCCGTTAGGACCTCATGGACCGGTTCTTCATGCCCATCAGGAAAACGCACCAAACAGGTGAGTGGCCACACCCCTGTTGGGGAATCTGGAGCGTCGAGGGCAATGATCAAAGCCAAGTCAGCATCAATACGCGACTGCCATCCCGCTATTCCAGCCACAAGTTCCGCAGCTTCATCGCGTAGGGGCACCTGGGCGTCATCAGGGTCACTGAGGGCTTCTACCCACCGCATCGTCCACGGCAAAATCCTTGCCCGCGGGCGACCAGATACCGCGGGAGCTCCCCGTCGAACAATCGTGTCCACCACAGCATTGGCAAAGGCGCTCACGACGGCAAGTGGTGTACGGACCGCTTGGTGACCTGGCACGGGCGCGCTGACTGCCACGGGGGGCATCGCATTGGCAAGTGCATTGAGGGCGTCGTGAACGACACTATCAGCCGCTATTTTCCAATAGGCTTTCACAGGACTGTCCGGTGTTGCCATCGCAAGTGCTGGCACGATTTCTTGTCGTATGGCTGCAATCAATGCAAGCTGCGCCACGTGTGCCCATCCACGCACACTCGCACGAGGGTGATGGATTTGCGCTAATAGCGGCTCAAGCACGTCATCAATCCGAAACACCAATGCGGGTACTTCTTGCACATCCACGTGGTCGGCACCGTCAGCCGGGCGGACAACCGCAACGGTCGTTGCGGTCGGTTTGTCAATAC
Coding sequences within:
- a CDS encoding sigma-70 family RNA polymerase sigma factor, coding for MTMFSQAEDMPLHDHVQLYLREMARTALLTAEEEVDLSKRYEAGLEAERLLDVPSAGALSPTRRAQLRRIAQDGRRAKDRLVQANLRLVVSVAKRYQGQGLQLLDLIQEGNLGLLRAVEKFDYRRGYKFSTYATWWIRQAVGRGVADKGRTIRLPVHMMERVRRALSVQRDLAEQLGREPTIEELSEELGDEGDVIEELLTYARTPTSLETPVGDEGDAELGDFIEDTSADDPMEQAAKGFERRELLDVVAGLPERERLILELRFGLKDGVIRTLDDVGTHFNLTRERIRQLEARALSKLRHPSRGRSLSDGVS
- a CDS encoding phage holin family protein; this encodes MADRPGNSRFAPFARLVGHRPEQGAKSAALNVYDEAKALVRAEIALAKAELTAIAQDKAIGAAAFIFAALVAFFGVHALLFFIGAVLALWLPVWAAAGIITLVLFVIALIAAFIGYRQMKIDADPANTRRQFERSTESAQRAVDSMKRNYRAGTREAAHTVSTSVQEAIPENVKNKVPEPIKKVPENVKRVVMSRMQRARTTQSAPPRRQLP
- a CDS encoding DUF4235 domain-containing protein, whose amino-acid sequence is MTDFNRTPALAVGPKAKALQPYVQAVDDQRDRLIQSIAEFDKESRQEVLYRMERLAWNVFSGVAAGAAGIAASLLLKKLWGDAFNRGVPPEDPSDPNADWVDAVGWTVITGVGVGVATLVARRGAAKGWKKLTGSNPIPYQ
- a CDS encoding DEAD/DEAH box helicase — encoded protein: MVSSDLVFIPATAGVVEARLYAIPESGLTRELPGTEPDHTNPVRVPLRGAYALAERFGIDKPTATTVAVVRPADGADHVDVQEVPALVFRIDDVLEPLLAQIHHPRASVRGWAHVAQLALIAAIRQEIVPALAMATPDSPVKAYWKIAADSVVHDALNALANAMPPVAVSAPVPGHQAVRTPLAVVSAFANAVVDTIVRRGAPAVSGRPRARILPWTMRWVEALSDPDDAQVPLRDEAAELVAGIAGWQSRIDADLALIIALDAPDSPTGVWPLTCLVRFPDGHEEPVHEVLTAEQAGEADVVLAQLSRASRLYPPLDELIEATSRSVVDLTLDQAWQLIVDIAPLLQGAGVTIRLPETLAEDAMAAEVHLNEQEDGSVEAVWEVSLAQHLLDETDIATIAEMDQPLVYAHGRWIRLDETSRQAIQSYGHRETMSRAEALSLALAGSAGEDWFSHGPAAQRVVMDDSLSAFIQKVRQAGDKPELEIAPEGFVGELRDYQARGLAWLRGMTDLGLGAVLADAMGLGKTVQLIALLVTRPGPFLVVCPTSVVGNWEREIKRFAPDLPVNRHHGPERSLDPDDLEGVVVTSYGTLRRDADLLSGITWDIVTLDEAQQIKNPATAAAKVVRSLRANTMLALTGTPMENRLAELWAVIDATNTGMLGTKTAFTRRFVKPVEGHHDLNAAARLRNLVAPFIMRRTKDDPEVARDLPDKIERTVACTLTSEQAKLYEQVTQQAMAELATADGMQRRGRILAMLTALKQVTNHPAQYLGEDGPLIGRSGKLQAAQEIIASATDAGEQLLVFTQFVTMGKLLSKQLSEDLDQPVPFLHGTLSLAQRDAMVEQFQSGGGAGVLIVSTRAGGTGLNLTAATHVIHYDRWWNPAVEDQATDRAHRIGQLRTVEVHKLVTNGTLEERIADMLERKRALADAVVAPGENWITELDLAALEELVRLGAEARIYDTPDRPAIGAGYDVGGRDD